A region of the Micropterus dolomieu isolate WLL.071019.BEF.003 ecotype Adirondacks linkage group LG10, ASM2129224v1, whole genome shotgun sequence genome:
GACCACAGCTGACAGCTGACAGCTGATTATTATCCTCCGCCAGAGAAGAAGACTCACGAGGTCAAAGTGACTGATGATCAGCTTCAGGCTGAACAGCAGCTGAGAGGAAGCTCTGCCTGTCAGTCACAGCTCAGGGCTTAACTCTTCCATGAACTACACGACGTAATCATTTGAATTCACTTTAATTAATCGTGTCTGATTCATATTCTGCTCATTAACGTGTTTATCTTGTGTTGATTAATGAGGCATGAtgtggtttgttttggtttgattCAGAATAAGACGACTTCCTAGTTTCATATCGTTAGTTTAAATACAGAATTTACtcaaatcaaaatgtattaaaaatattaaacttgCTGACTGAACGAATGTTTATTGATCTCTGAGTGTCGAGCAcagaaaccacagaagaagaacatttgtttttttaataaacatgtCGAGCCgtcagaaaaaaactttttcctCCTGAAGAAGCAAAACCAGAAACAATGAAATTTATTAAGGACATGAAACCCAGAGAGCCTCCAGCGTCACACAGTCATCGTCAGCTGTCTTCAAAGCAACACATGATGAAAATGTAACAagaataactttatttaaaagtttttaaaagacaaaacaaaccagCTCATTAATATTGAATCAATAACTGAAGACGGTCGTTATGATGTTTTTCTTCAAACATGTGATGCAAAcagagtttattattattattatgaataaaaacattaaaattcagCTGAGCGATGAATTAAATCTTCACATGTTTAAAGTTACTAACGACTTTCTATCTGGAGGCTCTGACAGTCACAAGCTTTTATTCTGGCGGCGACTTCCTGTTTGTCTGAACACAAACACTAACGAGCCGTCAGCTGCACGACCTCCACAAACTGTTTGTTCTGATTCAAAAGCTTCTGTTAATCGTTTCTTATTAAACCCCCCCGACCTGCGTCCAGCAGCACAAACAGACGAACAGAATAAAAATGAGAtgatttagttttattattaaactGATTCATCAGAAACACGAACGTCCCTCTGATCAGGTACTTCATGGTGTCACAGTAGGAAACTGCTGGTTTCCATGACAACGACCTCTGACCCCTGAACaagcagctgctgctgaagatgAGAGGAGACAGTGTGACCCTGAGTTCAGACTGTCAGGACAGTGTGACCCTCAGCTCGGACTGACAGGCTCAGTCAACAACAAGTAGatttcatttcttcttcttgttttagttgttttattcTCTGATTATGGACGTAAAATATGTGTCTTCACTCAGAGCCCCTAAATGAAATGACATCAAGatgaaataaaactttattggtCTCTTTAGGTCAGATCAGAAACACTCTCAGTGTTATgaataaagtcataattttACATGGACTAATGtgtaatataaataattagttgtaacaaattaaagaaaaaacgTCTGCTCACATGTTTTTCACCTCTCAGTTTTTCCTGCAGTGTCGTTTTTCACTTCGTCGGCTGATTCTTCAGGAGGAAACGCTGAGCGCTCTGTACCGTGTTCTGAAACAAAAccaccaaaaacaaacatgtaacatCAGCACAACCACAGAAGTGAACAGAACACACTTCCTCCTGAATCTGAATAAAGTATCTTCAAGCATGAACTCCGAGGAGTCACAGATGAAGCATCACTGCCAGAGTTTCAGGGTTATTGGGCCTGCAGGCGAGACTCAGGGAGTAAAATCTCAATAGTTCTGCACTCCAGATTAATAATTGATGTTATTGTGATAAATGTCTGAACATTTAACCTTTAAAACGTAACGAGTCTCTGCTGTAATGAAAGAGTCTGAAGGTGTTAACGAGGAAACACATCTGTTCCTGTTCCTGCTTTAGAATACATGCTTTTATATTTATGGAGATTTCTCTGAACTTAAAATACTTCAAAATacttcaaaacaaaataaaacacctccATGAGCATGGCCACCGTCATCGGCCCCACACCTCCTGGAACAGGTGTGATGAAtcctgctctctgattggctgaggcGTAGTGGACGTCGCCGACGACCCGTTTTCCACTCGCCTTCGTCGTATCTGTCactcagaggtcaaaggtcacacagAGCAATTTAATtactgttaatatatttaacaGAAATCAGAGTTCAAACACCAAAGGCACAGTAGTACCACACGCAGTACCACGCGTAGTACCACACGTAGTACCACGCATAGTACCACACGCAGTACCACATGCAGTACCACGCGTAGTACCACACGCAGTACCACGCATAGTACCACACGCAGTACCACATGCAGTACCACACGCAGTACCACATGCAGTACCACACGTAGTACCACGCATAGTACCACACGCAGTACCACGCGTAGTACCACACGTAGTACCACGCATAGTACCACACGTAGTACTACATGCAGTACCACACGTAGTACCACGCATAGTACCACACGCAGTACCACATGCAGTACCACACGTAGTACCACGCATAGTACCACACGCAGTACCACGCGTAGTACCACACGTAGTACCACGCATAGTACCACACGTAGTACTACATGCAGTACCACACGTAGTACCACGCATAGTACCACACGCAGTACCACATGCAGNNNNNNNNNNNNNNNNNNNNTACCACATGTAATACCACACGCAGTATCACACGCAGTACATGACGTAGTACCACACGTAGTACCACACGCAGTACCTGACGTAGTACCACACGTAGTATCAGATGAAGTACCAGCTGTAGTACCAGTGTGTACCACACGTAGTACCACACGTAGTACCACACGTAGTACCACACGCAGTACCACACGTAGTACTACATGCAGTACCACACGTAGTACTACACGCAGTACCACGCATAGTACCACACGCAGTACCACATGCAGTACCACACGTAGTACCACGCATAGTACCACACGCAGTACCACGCGTAGTACCACACGTAGTACCACGCATAGTACCACACGTAGTACTACATGCAGTACCACATGTAGTACCAGATGAAGTACCACATGTAATACCACACGCAGTATCACACGCAGTACATGACGTAGTACCACACGTAGTACCACACGCAGTACCTGACGTAGTACCACACGTAGTATCAGATGAAGTACCAGCTGTAGTACCAGTGTGTACCACACGTAGTACCACACGTAGTACCATACGCAGTACCACACGCAGTACCACACGTAGTACCACACGTAGTACCACACGCAGTACCACACGCAGTACCACACGTAGTACCACACGCAGTATCACACGTAGTACCACACGCAGTACCACACATAGTACCACACGTAGTACCACACGCAGTACCACACGTAGTACTACATGCAGTACCACATATAGTACCAGATGAAGTACCACATGTAATACCACACGCAGTACCACACGCAGTACCTGACGTAGTACCACACGTAGTACCACACGTAGTACCAGATGAAGTACCAGCTGTAGTACCAGTGTGTACCACACGTAGTACCACACGTAGTACCACACGCAGTACCACACACAGTACCACACGTAGTACCACACACAGTACCACACGCAATACCACACGCAGTACCACACGCAGTACCACACATAGTACCACACGTAGTACCACACGTAGTACCAGATAAAGTACCACATGTAGTACCACACATAGTACCACACGCAGTACCACACGCAGTACCACACGTAGTACCACACGTAGTACCACACGCAGTACCACACGCAGTACCACACGCAGTACCACACGTAGTACCACGCGTAGTACCAGCTGTAGTACCAGCTATAGTACCAGCTGTAGTACCAGCTGTAGTACCAGCTGTAGTACCAGTGTGTACCTGCTATGTAGTTGATCCCACAGTCGATGACCACGGCTCCCTGCTTCACCCACTCTCCTCTCACCATCTCTGCTCTTCCCGCCCCCACCACCAGGATATCGGCTCGGCCCACCTGCAGACAGGAAACGCATCATCACACATACAGGAAGCGTTTACATTTGGGATAATAAAAGAAATCCTCACCATCCTCCTGAGGTGACGTCACCTGGTCAGGTAGGTCTGCGgtctttgagtgacaggtggtcACGGTGGCGTGGTTCCACAGCAGCAGGTCATGCATCGGCGCTCCGACAATCTTACTGCGACCAATCACAACCGCGTGTTTCCCCACCACAGACACGCCTGCACAGGAACAGGAAGTCACAGGTGAGACGCGTAAAGTCCAACTAAACGCTTTGTCGCACTGAACGTGGCTCACGAAGCAGTCATGGTTAGTCAGCTGTTTACCACAAACTGTCAGTCCTTCATGTTGTGATAACGGTGTGATGCtacacatgttcacacagtCATCATCACCACATCACTGCAGTCGAGATTAAAGGGTTAaattaactgtgtgtgttgtattgtgtgtgtgacctgTGTGTCTGATGAGCTCCATGCAGCCGCTGGGGGTGCAGGGGATGAAACAGTCCTTCAGGTCACCTCGAGACAACTTCCCTGCATTGACACAGCTCagactgcgcacacacacaggtttgtgTTACTATCTTTGCGGGGACAGGAAccctacattacatttattcctttagctgacgcttttatccaaagcgacttacaattgctaaacaTGCTATACatgtcgcacgcctctggagcaacgaggggttaagtgttgcTCACCACAGtaggggattgaacccgggtctctcacatttctctcacaccaaaggcaagaatcttatccattgcgccatggCCACCccaaccctaaaaccaagtcttgacCTTGAGCTGAGCTCTTTTAACTTGTGGGGTCCAGAATTTGGACCCTACAAGTAAATTTGAATCCTGGTTTTTGGACCCCATGAATACAGTAAAAGAAGCCCGCTGTAGATATAATCTGATTTAAGAGGATTATTCCATGTTGTTAAAGGTCAAAGCAGTTGGTCAGGAGGTTCAGAGGTTTATATCcaggacaaacacaaacatgaaaccACAGAACAAAAACCCTCCAGGacgtgaaaagaaaagaagaagacagactTCCTGTGAGGACTCACCCATCCACGTCTTTCTCTGGAGAGACGGCGTTGGTGATGAGGTCGGTGTCGATGTGGTTAACGGAGTCCAGAGGCAGCTGGACGATCAGACCGTGGACGGACGGGTTCTCGTTGGCACACATGACGCTCTGCAGGACCTGCAGCaccacaggaaacaggaaacagtcaGAGCGGCAGCTTCCGCCACGGCCGGCTGTCTTCGGGGTCGTCACACACCTCGTCCTGCGTCGCCGTCGTCGGCAGCCTCACGTGTTTCGCATCGATTCCAATCTGCAGACGAGAAACTGAAAGAGTTACCAAAGCTGCAGCAGTCAGCATCATTATGTCCCCTTTGTTTCACCGTTAAAGTGACCTTAGCCTCTTTTTATTCTGTGTCGGGTGCGACTTAACAAAACCAAGGAGGGTTgacactttttatttctcatgaaaataaatcacacaTTTCAGAACTTTAATTccttcactgcatttgcaggaTTATTTTATTGGGCTACTTTTTTTCCTTATTGAACTCTAATATATTTACTCTAAGAGCCTGTCTGGAACTTTCCCAACGCAcgcacaacaaaacaaaacatgcaagaacTGAATCCCCCAGAAACATTGACAGCAGAGGAGCAACAGATTCCAGAATCCGTCTTCGGTGCACCTCACCTGGGCTGCAGCCTTCAGTTTGGTGCTGATGTACAGGTTGGAGTCGTCTCTGTCTCCCACCTGAAACACAGGTGAGCACCTTCAGGTTATCAGGAggggaaacaggaagtgagagcGCCCTAAATGTTGGTAATAATCACTCTGGGTCCTGGTTTCTCTCTTCAGACTGAGCTGCTGAGTCAACAGACCTGTAAGACGACCAGACTGGGTCTGAACCCTGAGAACCGGGTCCTCATGGTCTCCACCTCCTGCTTCAGCTTCTCCTTCACCAACCTGCTCACACACAGACCCGGATCAGTTCTTAAAGTGTTTAATCCCGGTCCCGTCCGGTCCCTCTGCAGGAACCGAGACAAACTGGTATGTGGACCGACTCACTTGGACGTCTTGATGCCAGAGACGACAGTTGTCATGGTGCGCCTGCTTCCTTGGAAACAAGAAGGCCGGAGGCGGAGTGGGAGGGCGAGCGAGGATAACAtgactgagaaagagagagagagagggcgagcaTCAGGTAACATCACAGTGAGAAATAATGAATTATCTCTTAATGAGCTGCTGACCTgaaacagacaggaagaggaCAATAAACTCTTTAAAGATCAATCAATAggttctgatttattttttttttcctgatatttATTGATCAGTTAGTGTATTTAACAAATCTGATCGGCTCCTTtgtggccaaaagtatgtggacagctGATAATCCACGTGTCAATAAAATATCTGCTTGTTCAAAGTCCAGCGTTTCCCTCTGAGTGCAAAGTAGCTAATactgaagtacaagtacctcttAAATACAATATCTGagtaaatgagctacttttaacCACCGTaaacaaatgacacacacacatttgaactGACTTGATGTTAATGAAGCTCATCGAGCTGCTGGTTCAGCACGTTCTCagcccaactcgtcacatatggaagCATCGCTTTTTAACAACTTCAACAATGTTTTTGCCCATGTAGGGCTCCACAGCTCCTCAGCCACCTCCTTACTCACTCAGACTTCTCTGTTATTATGTCCTACACCTGCTTTTAGGATTCATAAAGAACGCTACCCAGTTctttgaactatgacgctaaggtgttttgaccatgtgtccatatgtgacgatttcagagtgagaatgtgcttataaaatgtttagtaatattattacaaaaCAGCTGAAGGTTGTAAAAACATTGActtacaaacacaaatactgTGAACTGGTTTTCTCAGCTCGTTACTAACtgatttataaataaagttatgttactataaagacataaataaagttgtgttacTATAGAGACAGCGTGCAGGGCGTTTTCACAGGGACACAGTTCAGTCATTAAACATGTTAATCATTAGAAACTAAAGACAGACTTTGTGTCTGTGAGCTCGGCTGTTTCttctttaataaacaaacacaaatctgCCTGCAGCTTCGCTTCTTCGCCACGTCAACAGACAGCAGCCAGAAAGTTTCCCATGATTCATCTGTGCAGCTGCAACAGAGTTAATGTGGCTGCAAACAGACGAAGCGAAAgaaacaagcagcagcagcaacaacaacttaCCTGAGAGACGAACAGAGTAGAACTGAACTCTGCAGGAGGGTGAGAGATCCTGTGATGTTTGATCAGCTGctcctgtgtgtgagtgtctgagTGTATGGAAGCTCATTAATGACAAAATACTCAAACCAAACTGTAATGTTGATCATCctgtaagtgaaaaataaaatctattcaGAAACTTCAGATTGTATTTGTCACAGGCCAGGTTTCCATTTGTGTGTAGTGCAAATCTTTTACCATTTccagaaaattggaaaagaaaatgtgaattcaTGCATTTTGTCGCACTTTGCTTTTATCAACACAACAACTTTTCCAACCCGTTCTCACACTcaagtcatcacatatggacgctttgtCAAGACACATTGGCGTCACAGTTcaacgcactgggggaagccctgcaGCACCATTTATAAACGCCAAAGGTAAGTGTAGGATATTTAAAAGGAAAGTCCGATCAAAGAGCTGAATGAGTGGATCAGAAACCGGAATTTCACACTGGTGTTTGTTTAACATGTGAAACAAACagtcaatgtttttattatgtcaGTTGCGTAAGTTAcacaagtaacgttacttaacttacgtaCCGCAAAACTTCAAATAATAGCTGAGTCCGAAATAGCTTTCTGTCCCGTTTACTGGAatggaacacatttaaatatatacatagaCATATAAACGCAGGTCTCGATTAGAAGCCTGGTCAGGTTTTTACAATTATTGGGTATGCTTTTTTCCCATTAccttgctgccttcaaaataaaagcgcctAAGCCATCTGTCAGAGCTATTTCAAATTAATAATTGGTAGTCAATATGTTATttgatatatataattttatacaatattcatactggttgaaataaatAGTTTTATAGCAGCCTGTTCCACATCTTTGCTGAGCAACAGTTTTTTTGCAAATGGAATTAAAGGCCAGCCCCACATGGACAACTGTCCCAAATATAttcagggtcaattcagtgattttaacaaatataaGCCCGGGCAATTAAAGTTTTACGGTAAGTTAAGTCACGTaagtaatgttattttaatccaaacctTGATGGTATTACAATtacaacatttcacaacatttaccactagttttattttgaaagtctaaccagaatCAGACattctttattgatccctgagtgGAAATTCTTCATCATAGTTGCTCACATTGCACATAAAAGTattaaggaatagaaataataatagaaatttGGTAAAAACTTGGTAAAACACTTTAGGACCCGTGTCCCCCTCAGACTTCGCTATACTCTTCCCACCTCTGATCATTTGTATTATACAGAATAAACTGGTCCATGTGTTTAAGTGGATCCACAAGAAAACTCTCAAATATTATAAAAAGAATACTTGACTTCCTTAGCTCTGTCAGACTCAGTGTGTGATATTGGTTgttcatttctcaccgtgtcaGATCTTTGCCTTTTAATCCAGGACTGGATTTTGGCCTCTGTTCCCCACCAAAGTCCGGATCTTCGTCGCAGAGTTTGAGGTGGAAAATGTATGTAGaaaaattttataaattacAGCAAACTGTTTGTGAGTAAATTCAATTAATTCAGAACAGAGCAGTGTGTTCAGAGAGTCTGACCAGGAGGAATTATTGCTATCACccagtcagcagtctgtgaAGTCTTTCTCAGCCCTGAGAGAAGCTGACAAAACAACCTCAGAGGTATTTATTGAATCAGAACAGGGGGCCCTCGAGTAGAGCTGAAACTCAGCCAAGCAGAAAATCCTTGAGCATAAGAACAGACATCACAAGTACACAAGGAGGAAGGATTCTATTTTAAGTACAAACATTCAAACAAGCTTTTTTGAGTTAGTATAACAGAGTGatacaaacaataaatagataaaacaaaAGTCTGCaatgtcgtgtgtgtgtgtttactccATGAAATATaggacagctgatcagcaccaACAACACACAAACTGTCCTAATTAGTCACAGtgataattaaatattattaaatatttcagatgtgaactaataataataataataataataataataatacagtttatttataGGTGCCTTTTAAAACACTCAGGGTCACCAACACTCAGTCTTTAAGTAGTATAAACATGGCAGAAACTAAAGTACAGGTACGTGCAGTGCAAATGTGACACCACAGCAGGACTGTTAAAAGGAAAACTTTGCTTTGAGTTCAGACTCAGtacgactgtgtgtgtgtgtcaagttatcagtgtttttgttttactattGTGGGGttcaaaaatagttttttacTATACTTGTGGGACCGACCAACTTGTGGGGAACAAAATGCTTAGCACTTGCATGTAAGTGCATTACacattaaatttattattatttattatataaatgctggaccccacaagttgaaagggctgtttgagggttttagggttcaggttagaaCGAGGTTCAGGTTAGAATGGGTTTCAGGTTAGAATGGGGTTCAGGTTAGGCAGGTAGCTGTGATAGTTGAGGATGAAGAGAATGCATAATGTCAATGACAAGTCCCCAAGAAGATAGTtagacaagtgtgtgtgtgtgtgtgtgtgcacgtctTACTGAGGAGTTTCTGAGAGTTCAGTCTGAACTGAATCAAACCAGCAGAAGGATCCAGACTGATAGAAAGTagggaggtcaaaggtcaaactggaggaggagggacatCCTAAACTgctctcagccaatcagattcCAGACTGTcagggaggaaagaagaaacAGCCCCTTGACAAGAAGgaacagaaggaggaggaggagtgttcTTTATCTCTTCATTGAAACAACTGTACTTCTCTTTCATtagatgttgtttttaaataaacagtttcaTTCCGTCTGTTCAAACTGAGAGTCAGATTTATATGAAAGGCCGTTCAgggtgaaaacactgaaatacgGACTGACAATATGTTCACACTCACCACCTCCTCACACAGCAGGATGCAGGctgcttgtgtgtttctgagtgtgtgcgtgtaaaaTAATGTCAGTGTTTGATTGTAACAGGAAGTAACTGATGTGTTAAATATCCCTGGTTTGTTATTATGAGTGTGTTGTATTTCTAAGGTCTGCAGATAATTTCATGTTGCAGATCATAAAGTGAAGTGTTGTAGATTTAATTGTGTTCGacctaattttatttttaaagttagCAGAGGAAGTCGTGTTTTTTCCTGCATTTGACATGAATTTGCAAAATCTTCTATGAGGAAGGCATGACCCGCCCTACTgtgcctctgattggcttagtctgatgatgatgaacaaGAACTTCTTGTTCTTTTAGCAAAGATTTGTCACCTTCAGATATTTCATACACTGCATTTCTTTGTCTGCTTAATCACAtgaaacaacacaaataaaatagacaaatacGCCCAAACTTTGTAAAGTGTTTTTTCAAAGTTTTCACTTTGTAAAACAGCTTTCACTTTGTAGAAATGTCTTCTCTTTGTCAAAATATCCTCACCTTGTCAAATAAGTCCTCACTTTGAAATAGTGTTCTCAGTTTGTTGAAACGTCCCCGCTTTGTGAAAATGTCCTGATTTTGTCAAAATGTCCTTACTTtgtcaaaaatgtaattttgtagAAATGGCATCACTTTGTAAAAACATCCACACTTTGTCAAATTGTCCTGTTTATGAAAATGTCCTGATTTTGTCAATGTCCTCGAATTGTcaaaaatgtcttcattttgtagaaatgtcctcactttgtgaaaatgtcctcactttgttGAAACGTCCTCACTTTGTCGAAACATCCTTAATTTGtgaaaaattccacaaatgtgtaaaaaggatctaacaaatgtaataaaacCCACAGTTTGACTGAACGCAAActgcaaatgtgttttgtggatatgattttacacataacaaatgtaaaaagacatttgtggaaagtgaaatatttgcacatCATAGTGAATATTCGTGGATTATTTTCAGTGGGTTACAAATGTTacagtccaataaaatcttccatagatCTGTTCATTTCTTTTCTGATTGATATTGCATTATTTAAACACAGTTAATATCATATGAGACTTTTTCTTTGTGGAGATCCACCTGACCCAAAGTGTACCTGAactgcacgcacgcacgcacgcacgcacgcacgcacgcacgcacgcatgcaTGCACAACAAGCTGCAGAATGAggtttgtcttcttcttcatcttcttcattCCTTTCCTTCCTGAGACTCAGTGTGACTCTCTGTTCAACTTGTTTCCTCGTCTCTTGAGACAAACGGAGTAAGGACTAATTTAAAACttccaaagaaataaaaaataaatctgcaggtcagaaattaaatgtgcagaatgtgtttttatatattatataaaataatccTTTTTGTAACACTGAACATTAAACACTGACGCAGAGAGTTAAACATGATGTATTTAGCAGGTAAATGTTGTTTGAGTCTCAGGTGTAAGTCACCTGAGTGCTGATAATCTGAGATCAGGTTTGTCAACAGGCAGAAGGAATGCAGCCGAACCACAGCATGACTCACTTCCTGTTcacctgagacacacctgaTCAAAGGCGACAGGTTCACTGAAAACCATGTAGGTCCAAGACTTTCAGCCTGGTTGAGATTCAGGGATCTGGTGTCTTTAATTGATCTATCTGGCTTTAAAATGGATCAGTTATCATAGTAATCAGTGCTTCCCAACCCGTGGTCCACAGGCCGAATTAGGCTGAATGAAAAAAAGGTCAGAGAATCACTAATGCAGAAAGAGAGCAAATAAGTTTGGAAATCCCTGATATCAGAAAGGTCAAAGATTAAATTGCAAACCTGAACACAAAGTTACAACCTTTCAgacattaaatgaaaatataaattataaaaaagaaCTTTGAATTTACAAACGATGAAACTAAAACACCATAAAGAAAAACCCAACCCTGAACGTGAAAGTTAGATATGCCAGTTTACAAAGAATTTAAATATGTCGTCAGTGACCGTTTCATCATGTTGGTGAAAATAATCTGGATCATCATCATCTTTCTAaccaaacatgaaaataaactcATTGACTCAGGTGACCTGTGAGGCTGCCTTACTTTATTATATCTGAGCCTAAAGAATAAAGAATACAGACAGCACCAATCAGAGAGACGTCAGAGCTTTAGAGATGTGAGTTATCAAACCcatttataattaatataattacgACATTACCTGGTTCCCACACTTTGCCTCATTAATAACTAAGTGTTAATGCGTTTTAATGATAAGATGCTCAACCtgaaccatttaaaaaaaaattttaagtaaaacatttaaacctTTAAAAGTCTGAAGCTCTGACACATTAAACATGTTTGGTGTCatagtttaaaataaattctgaaTGCCTCTGAATGTTTCAGTGATACTCCCATGTGAACAGGTGAACAAACCGGTGGAACAAGTGAGTCCATGTGAACGCAGCTCAGGTGTGTCATCAccagtccaacaggtcactccCCCTCCACCCCCGCAGGAGCCAGGCGGACCGGTCGGACCTCCACTCCTCCCTCAGTGAGGAGGTTCAGGTATAAATGAAGGATCCGGTCAGAGCTTCACAGCCCGGCGGACGCTGCTGATCCTCTTTGGTCTAGTGGTTCTCAACAGTTCAACAGTACTGAACCCatgtttgtgaaatgtttagGACCACTGGATCAGAGTGAAGGAACTCTCATCTGGATGCTTCTCATCAGTCAGGAGACTCTGTGGAGCTCTTTACTTTGGATCTGACCCGGCAGCAGAACCTCAGGTGGGCTGAAAGGACCCTGATTGGACTGATTCCAGCTCAGACTCTGTTTTATTAACTCTTTAAAGGTTTCGCAGCTGTCTGACGGACGTCTTGTGTTTCATGATGCTGGCGTGTTTTCTCTCCTCAGCTTTGACTGTTTTTCtagtgtttagtgtttttagtattttattctTGTTTGAGGGCAGCTGGACACAAAGCTGCCGTCTCTTGACTTCGTCCCTTCAGACAGAGGAAGCTCAGTGATCAGGAGAAAGGTGTTTATTAGTAttgttagtgtgtgtatattataa
Encoded here:
- the mthfd1a gene encoding C-1-tetrahydrofolate synthase, cytoplasmic isoform X4, which translates into the protein MSFHTLRHSHTGAADQTSQDLSPSCRVQFYSVRLSVMLSSLALPLRLRPSCFQGSRRTMTTVVSGIKTSKLVKEKLKQEVETMRTRFSGFRPSLVVLQVGDRDDSNLYISTKLKAAAQIGIDAKHVRLPTTATQDEVLQSVMCANENPSVHGLIVQLPLDSVNHIDTDLITNAVSPEKDVDGLSCVNAGKLSRGDLKDCFIPCTPSGCMELIRHTGVSVVGKHAVVIGRSKIVGAPMHDLLLWNHATVTTCHSKTADLPDQVGRADILVVGAGRAEMVRGEWVKQGAVVIDCGINYIAVTDTTKASGKRVVGDVHYASANQRAGFITPVPGGVGPMTVAMLMENTVQSAQRFLLKNQPTK